The Amycolatopsis nigrescens CSC17Ta-90 genomic interval TGCACCACCCTGGGCCAGATCGTTTCGGCCGTCCTGCTCGCCGGCCAAGCGCTCACCGGTCTCGCTTCGCTGCCGGTGGTGCTGGGACTGGTGGCTCTGCAGGCCGCGTGCGGCGGGCTGGGCGCGCCCGCCCGCAAGACGTTCGTCGCGCGTCTGCTGCCCGAGGAGCTGGTCGGCGCCGGCATCGCGTTGAGCCACCTCAGTTTCCAGGCGGCCATGCTGGTCGGGCCCGCGGTCGCCGGCCTGGTCACCGCGAAGTGGGGGGGCGGCACTTGCTATCTCCTGGACGTGCTGACCTTCGGTGCCGGGTTGTACGGCGTGCTGAGGCTGCCGTCGATGCGTCCCGGCGCGGACGCCAGCCGGCCAGGGCTGCGCGCAATCTGGGAGGGCTGGCGCTTCATCGGCCGGCGGCCCGTGGTGAGCGGCGCGTTCCTGACCGACGTGCTGGCCACGGTGATGGCCATGCCGATCGCCCTTTTCCCGGCGATCAACGACGAGCGCTTCGGCGGCAGCCCGGAGTCGCTGGGCCTGTTCCTCTCCGCGATCGCGGTGGGCGGCATCACCGCCGGCGCGGCCTCGGGCATGGTCACCAGGGCACGCCGGCCCGGTGCCGTCATGCTGGCGGCGGCCGGGATGTGGGGTCTCGGCCTCGCCGCCTTCGGCATGGCGCAGTCGCTTTGGCTGGTACTCGGCTGCCTCGCCGTCGCCGGAGCCGCCGACACCGTCTCGGTGATCTCCCGGGGAGCGATCGTGCAGCTGGCGACCCCCGACTCGCATCGCGGCCGGGTCAGCGCCGTCGAGCACATCGTCGGGGTCTCCGGCCCCGACCTCGGCAACTTCCGCGGCGGACTGGTCGCCGGCGCTACTTCGGCGTCCTTCGCCATCATCTCCGGCGGCGCGCTCTGCGTGCTCGGGATCGCCGGGCTGGCGGTGGCGAACAGCTCGCTGCGCAGGTTCGCGACCCGCTAGAAACCCGTGCCGCACCAAGGTTTCACCGGCGTGCCGAACAGCTCGTCGGCTCGGCGGGCAGCCTCCGGGGTGCGTGCCTGGAGCCGGCCGGTCGCGGCGAGCGCACTCGGTGCCCAGGCGCCGAGGTAGATCATCGCAAGCACATCCACCCCGAGCCGGACCTCGGCTTCGGTGTCGTCGCCGAGACGCTCGGCGCCATCCGCGGTGATCCGGTAGCGGCCGGAGTTCTCGGGCAGCAGCGCGTCGGACACTTCGAGCACCACCGGCTCCGCCCGCTGATAGGTGCGGGCGGC includes:
- a CDS encoding MFS transporter; its protein translation is MSLLDGLIDLRPLRSSPAFRRLWLGSSASTFGGQLTVVAVLSQVWELTGSPVAVGAIGLAQAVPMVVFGLIGGTLADAVDRRRLVLCTTLGQIVSAVLLAGQALTGLASLPVVLGLVALQAACGGLGAPARKTFVARLLPEELVGAGIALSHLSFQAAMLVGPAVAGLVTAKWGGGTCYLLDVLTFGAGLYGVLRLPSMRPGADASRPGLRAIWEGWRFIGRRPVVSGAFLTDVLATVMAMPIALFPAINDERFGGSPESLGLFLSAIAVGGITAGAASGMVTRARRPGAVMLAAAGMWGLGLAAFGMAQSLWLVLGCLAVAGAADTVSVISRGAIVQLATPDSHRGRVSAVEHIVGVSGPDLGNFRGGLVAGATSASFAIISGGALCVLGIAGLAVANSSLRRFATR